A region from the Paraburkholderia youngii genome encodes:
- a CDS encoding sigma-54 dependent transcriptional regulator produces the protein MRESPHLSSVASVAAAGSHLSLAVPKQRAAVSSAGAAAAPAVGSPASNQTGAPASAAMPGVARQLLYVARTPDETLIAHLKSRGWQVAAARSAHELGRLLKPDITCAGIVDLASFAPRDLGGLEASLRQQQIGWIALASNERLSDPLVRRLVRHYCFDFVKLPVAHATIDYLAGHAFGMVTLCDPELPPPASEAGDEEMVGTCEAMQQLFRTIRKVANTDASVFIAGESGTGKELTALAIHERSPRRKAPFMPINCGAIPHHLLQSELFGYERGAFTGANQRKIGRVEAADGGTLFLDEIGDLPLESQASLLRFLQEGKIERLGGRESIPVDVRIISATHVDLDGAMRDGQFRADLFHRLCVLRVDEPPLRARGRDIEILAYHILHKFKTDNARKIRGFTPSAIEALYNYNWPGNVRELINRVRRAIVMAENKLISAEDLDLAGFTEQQSMTLTQAREAAEKRAIEAALLRHRHRLNEAAVDLNISRVTLYRLMGVHGLREPGGADDKKGLATDGAAQG, from the coding sequence GTGCGTGAATCACCTCATCTGAGCAGTGTGGCTTCCGTCGCGGCAGCGGGATCGCATCTGTCGCTCGCAGTGCCGAAGCAGCGCGCCGCGGTGTCGTCCGCCGGGGCCGCCGCGGCGCCGGCCGTCGGGTCACCGGCTAGCAACCAAACCGGCGCGCCCGCGAGCGCCGCGATGCCGGGCGTCGCGCGACAGCTGCTGTACGTCGCGCGCACCCCAGACGAAACGCTGATCGCGCACCTGAAAAGCCGCGGCTGGCAGGTCGCGGCCGCGCGCTCGGCGCACGAACTCGGGCGGCTTTTGAAGCCGGACATAACGTGCGCGGGCATCGTCGATCTGGCGAGCTTCGCGCCGCGCGACCTCGGCGGACTCGAGGCGAGCCTGCGTCAGCAGCAGATCGGCTGGATCGCGCTCGCGAGCAACGAGCGCCTCAGCGATCCGCTGGTGCGACGTCTCGTGCGCCACTACTGCTTCGACTTCGTGAAGCTGCCGGTCGCGCACGCGACGATCGACTATCTGGCCGGCCACGCGTTCGGCATGGTCACGCTGTGCGACCCGGAACTCCCGCCGCCCGCCAGCGAAGCGGGCGACGAGGAAATGGTCGGCACCTGCGAGGCGATGCAGCAGCTCTTTCGCACGATCCGCAAGGTCGCGAACACCGACGCGAGCGTGTTCATCGCGGGCGAATCGGGCACCGGCAAGGAGTTGACCGCGCTGGCGATCCATGAGCGCTCGCCGCGCCGCAAGGCGCCGTTCATGCCGATCAACTGCGGCGCGATTCCGCATCACCTTCTTCAATCCGAACTGTTCGGCTACGAGCGCGGCGCCTTTACCGGCGCAAATCAGCGCAAGATCGGCCGAGTCGAGGCTGCCGACGGCGGCACGCTGTTTCTCGACGAGATCGGCGACCTGCCGCTCGAAAGCCAGGCGAGCCTGCTGCGCTTTCTGCAGGAAGGGAAGATCGAGCGGCTCGGCGGACGCGAATCGATCCCGGTCGACGTGCGCATCATCTCGGCGACCCACGTGGATCTCGACGGCGCGATGCGCGACGGCCAGTTCCGCGCGGACCTGTTTCATCGCCTGTGCGTGCTGCGCGTCGACGAGCCGCCGCTGCGCGCGCGTGGGCGGGACATCGAGATTCTCGCGTACCACATCCTGCACAAGTTCAAGACCGACAACGCGCGCAAGATTCGCGGCTTCACGCCGTCGGCGATCGAGGCGCTCTACAACTACAACTGGCCCGGCAACGTGCGCGAGCTGATCAACCGCGTGCGCCGCGCGATCGTGATGGCCGAGAACAAGCTGATCTCAGCCGAAGATCTCGACCTCGCCGGTTTTACCGAGCAGCAAAGCATGACGCTCACCCAGGCGCGCGAGGCCGCCGAGAAGCGCGCGATCGAGGCCGCGCTGCTGCGCCATCGGCACCGCTTGAACGAGGCGGCGGTGGATCTGAACATTTCGCGCGTGACGCTGTATCGGCTGATGGGCGTGCACGGTCTGCGCGAACCGGGTGGCGCCGACGACAAGAAAGGGCTCGCCACGGACGGGGCGGCGCAGGGGTGA
- a CDS encoding peptidase C39 — translation MKSHLTPLGFVLCSIACGASSIAHASEGAASPPAPEVSTRSAPGAEPLRVQLVGDDVLATQTGKYAGATMISGFVLNVISQWQLPNGASALAQGSLSAVQNGGGQLTSSVSTFASVSGGAHGHAGDSGANPNAQARGGQSIGVNGVSQVSQVAGDRNSGTNSALIDFNNSAATLTGSANAPSATASNSTGSVKAGISFGSNGVKVALQTPAGLATQTIAPSNGQIAQLLQIAGNNQQVANALQLHLQTQQMSASMLRQLGVLQALQNRR, via the coding sequence ATGAAGTCACACCTGACACCGCTTGGGTTCGTGCTCTGCTCCATCGCCTGTGGCGCAAGCAGCATTGCCCATGCTTCGGAGGGCGCCGCCTCGCCACCGGCTCCCGAAGTTTCGACACGGTCCGCGCCGGGCGCCGAGCCGCTGCGAGTGCAGCTGGTCGGCGACGACGTGCTCGCGACCCAGACCGGCAAATACGCCGGCGCGACGATGATCTCCGGCTTCGTGCTGAACGTCATTTCGCAATGGCAGTTGCCCAACGGCGCGAGCGCGCTCGCTCAAGGCTCGCTGAGCGCGGTACAGAACGGTGGCGGCCAGCTCACGAGTTCCGTCAGCACGTTCGCGAGCGTGAGCGGCGGCGCGCACGGCCATGCCGGCGATTCGGGCGCCAATCCGAATGCGCAGGCGCGCGGCGGCCAGAGCATCGGCGTCAACGGCGTGTCGCAGGTTAGCCAGGTCGCGGGCGATCGCAACAGCGGCACCAACTCCGCGCTGATCGACTTCAACAACAGCGCCGCGACGCTGACCGGCTCCGCCAACGCGCCGTCGGCGACGGCCAGCAATTCGACCGGCTCAGTGAAAGCCGGCATTTCGTTCGGCAGCAACGGCGTGAAAGTCGCGCTGCAGACACCCGCTGGCCTCGCCACCCAGACCATCGCGCCGAGCAACGGGCAGATCGCCCAGTTGCTGCAGATTGCAGGCAATAACCAGCAAGTCGCCAACGCCCTGCAACTGCATCTGCAAACCCAGCAGATGTCGGCTTCGATGCTTCGTCAGTTGGGCGTACTGCAGGCACTGCAAAACAGGAGATAA
- a CDS encoding thymidylate synthase has translation MKQYLDLVRTILDTGTWQENRTGIRTISMPGAMLRFDLQQGFPAVTTKKLAFKSAVGELVGFLRASRSAADFRELGCKVWDGNANQNAQWLANPYREGPDDLGDVYGVQWRKWPAYKALDASASAQLADAQARGFRVITQFDEDGRSKVLLYKAIDQLRQCLDTIMQNPADRRILFHAWNPAVLDQIALPACHLLYQFLPNVTRREISLCLYIRSNDVGLGTPFNLTEGAALLHLVGRLTGYTPRWFSYFIGDAHIYENQLDMLHQQLKREPYESPRLAISDRVPDYAKTGVYEPEWLEKIEPADFSLIGYQHHEPLTAPMAI, from the coding sequence ATGAAACAATACCTGGACCTCGTCCGCACGATTCTCGATACCGGCACGTGGCAGGAAAACCGCACCGGCATCCGCACCATCAGCATGCCCGGTGCGATGCTGCGCTTCGATCTGCAGCAAGGCTTCCCCGCGGTCACGACGAAGAAGCTCGCGTTCAAGTCGGCGGTCGGCGAGCTGGTCGGGTTCCTGCGTGCTTCGCGCAGCGCCGCGGATTTCCGTGAGCTCGGCTGCAAGGTGTGGGACGGCAACGCGAATCAGAACGCGCAGTGGCTCGCCAATCCGTATCGCGAGGGCCCCGATGATCTCGGTGACGTGTACGGCGTGCAATGGCGCAAGTGGCCGGCCTATAAGGCGCTCGACGCCAGCGCCAGTGCGCAGCTGGCCGACGCGCAGGCGCGCGGTTTTCGCGTGATCACGCAGTTCGACGAAGATGGCCGCTCGAAGGTACTGCTTTACAAGGCGATCGACCAACTGCGCCAGTGTCTCGACACGATCATGCAGAACCCCGCCGATCGACGGATTCTGTTCCATGCCTGGAATCCGGCCGTGCTCGATCAGATCGCGCTGCCGGCTTGCCATCTGCTGTACCAGTTCCTGCCGAACGTGACGCGCCGCGAAATTTCGCTGTGCCTGTATATCCGCAGCAACGACGTCGGGCTCGGCACGCCGTTCAATCTGACCGAGGGTGCGGCGCTGCTGCACCTGGTCGGACGGCTGACGGGCTATACGCCGCGCTGGTTCAGCTATTTCATCGGCGATGCGCACATCTACGAGAATCAATTGGATATGCTGCATCAGCAACTCAAGCGCGAGCCGTACGAGAGTCCGCGGCTCGCGATTTCCGATCGCGTGCCCGACTACGCAAAGACCGGGGTGTACGAGCCGGAATGGCTCGAGAAAATCGAGCCGGCGGATTTCTCGCTGATCGGCTATCAGCATCACGAGCCGCTGACGGCGCCAATGGCGATCTGA
- a CDS encoding sigma-54 dependent transcriptional regulator has protein sequence MEPAARQLIYVSRDPSAELNTRFMQRGWHVEVVGSARDARRAVRTGSAAGGLLDLSSDFQPHEIAAFESCLTMPNVGWVAATAPGQLQDAALRRLVRDYCFDYVTVPSSGDRIVDSVGHAYGMISLSDTTPHDGLQGAEGEMVGSCDAMLALFRSIRKVAMTDAPVFISGESGTGKELTAVAIHERSARRNAPFVPINCGAIPPHLLQSELFGYERGAFTGANQRKIGRVEAANGGTLFLDEIGDLPLESQASLLRFLQERKVERLGGHTAIDVDVRIISATHVDMTAAMIEGRFRSDLYHRLCVLQIDEPPLRARGKDIELLARHMLERFKKDASRRLRGFAPDAIAALHNYGWPGNVRELINRVRRAIVMSEGRAITARDLELAEYVEIVPVSLAQAREAAERQAIELALLRHRGRLGDAAQELGISRVTLYRLLCSHGMRHMEGEPMSAPHGDLPASVQHL, from the coding sequence ATGGAACCCGCAGCGCGGCAACTGATTTACGTTTCGCGTGACCCGAGCGCGGAACTGAATACGCGTTTTATGCAGCGTGGCTGGCATGTGGAAGTCGTGGGATCGGCGCGCGATGCGCGCCGGGCAGTGCGCACCGGCTCGGCAGCTGGCGGCCTGCTCGATTTGTCCAGCGATTTCCAGCCGCACGAAATCGCCGCTTTTGAATCCTGTTTGACCATGCCGAACGTCGGCTGGGTCGCTGCCACTGCGCCTGGCCAACTGCAAGACGCCGCGTTGCGCCGGCTCGTGCGCGACTACTGTTTTGATTATGTGACGGTGCCGTCTTCTGGCGACCGTATCGTCGACTCGGTCGGTCATGCGTACGGCATGATCTCGCTGAGCGATACGACCCCGCACGACGGCTTGCAAGGCGCCGAGGGCGAGATGGTCGGCTCGTGCGACGCGATGCTCGCGCTGTTCCGCTCGATCCGCAAAGTCGCGATGACCGACGCACCGGTGTTTATCTCCGGCGAATCGGGCACCGGCAAGGAGCTGACGGCGGTCGCGATTCATGAACGCTCGGCGCGGCGCAACGCGCCGTTCGTGCCAATCAATTGCGGCGCGATTCCGCCGCATCTTCTGCAATCGGAACTGTTCGGCTACGAGCGCGGTGCGTTCACCGGCGCGAACCAGCGCAAGATCGGCCGCGTCGAAGCGGCCAACGGCGGCACGCTGTTTCTCGACGAAATCGGCGATCTGCCGCTCGAAAGCCAGGCGAGCCTGTTGCGCTTCCTGCAGGAGCGCAAGGTCGAGCGGCTCGGCGGACATACCGCGATCGATGTCGACGTGCGCATCATTTCGGCGACGCACGTGGACATGACCGCGGCGATGATCGAAGGACGCTTCCGTTCCGACCTGTATCACCGCCTCTGCGTGCTGCAGATCGACGAGCCGCCGCTGCGTGCGCGCGGCAAGGACATCGAGCTGCTCGCGCGGCACATGCTCGAACGTTTCAAGAAGGATGCGAGCCGCCGTCTGCGCGGCTTCGCGCCCGACGCGATCGCCGCGCTGCATAACTACGGCTGGCCCGGCAACGTGCGCGAGCTGATCAACCGGGTGCGGCGCGCGATCGTGATGTCGGAAGGACGCGCGATCACCGCGCGCGACCTCGAACTCGCCGAATACGTCGAGATCGTGCCGGTGTCGCTCGCGCAGGCGCGCGAAGCGGCGGAACGTCAGGCGATCGAGCTTGCGTTGCTGCGGCATCGCGGGCGGCTCGGAGACGCGGCACAGGAGCTCGGCATCTCGCGGGTAACGCTGTACCGGCTGCTGTGCTCGCACGGCATGCGCCATATGGAAGGCGAGCCGATGTCGGCGCCGCACGGCGATTTGCCGGCGTCGGTGCAGCATCTGTAA
- a CDS encoding dihydrofolate reductase, translating into MTTLTLIVARASNGVIGRDNQLPWRLPEDLKFFKRTTMGAPIIMGRKTHESIGRPLPGRRNIVVTRDASRRFQGCDTATNLDEALALAAQDQAPQAFLIGGAELYDEGLRHADKLIVTEIAADFAGDATFPAIDPQVWEEIAREAHHSNAPNDFDYAFVTYQRKDV; encoded by the coding sequence ATGACGACGCTCACCCTGATCGTCGCTCGCGCCAGCAACGGCGTGATCGGCCGCGACAACCAGTTGCCCTGGCGACTGCCCGAAGACCTCAAGTTCTTCAAGCGCACGACGATGGGCGCGCCCATCATCATGGGCCGCAAGACACATGAATCGATCGGCCGGCCGCTGCCGGGACGCCGCAACATCGTGGTCACGCGCGATGCCTCGCGGCGCTTTCAAGGCTGCGATACCGCGACCAATCTCGACGAAGCGCTCGCGCTCGCCGCGCAGGACCAGGCGCCGCAGGCGTTTCTGATCGGCGGCGCGGAGTTGTACGACGAAGGGCTGCGCCACGCGGACAAGCTGATCGTCACCGAGATCGCCGCCGACTTCGCCGGCGATGCGACCTTCCCCGCGATCGACCCGCAGGTGTGGGAAGAAATCGCGCGCGAAGCGCATCACTCGAATGCGCCGAACGACTTCGATTACGCATTCGTCACGTATCAACGCAAGGACGTCTGA
- a CDS encoding C39 family peptidase, which translates to MTGFKGFPALPLAVALAGCVLCANHAAAQSSIDTSTFVGVPLTKTVRSMKDLRYNHIVNQQFDYSCGAAALATLLKYGYGIDIPETELIRRMMVFSTPEVVVKNGFSMLDMKHFVETIGLRGRGFRVNVDALHHLKIPVMVLMNIDGYEHFVIVKHAQDGRVFIADPALGNRVVLEDDFAKTWNGLVFAVLGKPFREDSPLLQDNESLALKLRAAALAAGTAATPFFEYGLNKADMF; encoded by the coding sequence ATGACCGGGTTCAAGGGGTTCCCGGCGCTACCGCTCGCCGTAGCGCTGGCAGGCTGTGTGCTGTGCGCGAATCACGCCGCCGCACAGTCGAGCATCGACACGTCCACGTTCGTCGGCGTGCCATTGACGAAGACGGTCCGTTCGATGAAGGACCTGCGCTACAACCATATCGTCAATCAGCAGTTCGACTACAGCTGCGGCGCGGCGGCGCTCGCCACCCTCCTCAAGTACGGCTACGGCATCGATATTCCGGAAACCGAACTGATCCGCCGGATGATGGTTTTCTCGACGCCCGAAGTCGTCGTCAAGAACGGCTTCTCGATGCTCGACATGAAGCACTTCGTCGAGACCATCGGACTGCGCGGCCGCGGCTTTCGCGTCAACGTCGACGCGCTCCACCATCTTAAGATCCCCGTGATGGTCCTGATGAACATCGACGGCTACGAGCATTTCGTGATCGTCAAGCATGCGCAGGACGGCCGCGTGTTCATCGCGGACCCGGCGCTCGGCAATCGCGTCGTGCTCGAAGACGACTTCGCGAAGACCTGGAACGGCCTCGTGTTCGCGGTCCTCGGCAAACCCTTCAGGGAGGATTCACCGCTGTTGCAGGACAACGAGTCGCTCGCGCTGAAGCTGCGCGCTGCCGCGCTGGCAGCCGGCACCGCCGCGACGCCCTTTTTCGAGTACGGCTTGAACAAGGCAGACATGTTCTGA
- a CDS encoding ArsR/SmtB family transcription factor: MTAPLLDDQNHFPGLSRIGALLADPGRAAMLWALMDGSARPAGELTMIAGLSPSAASAHLGRLTDGGLLSLEVRGRHRYFRIASADIAASIEALANVAQVSAPQRSVPRPARTVPLEMRFARTCYDHMAGELSVRMFERMLERGLLTQNGASLEATAQGAARFADWGIDLAAQKTRRRRFACTCLDWSMRRPHLGGALGAALLDAWSAHGWVERTERPRVLRVTPAGHQQFDAFLAG, encoded by the coding sequence ATGACCGCCCCCCTCTTAGACGACCAGAACCACTTCCCCGGTCTAAGCCGCATCGGCGCGCTACTCGCCGATCCCGGCCGCGCCGCGATGCTGTGGGCGCTGATGGACGGCAGCGCGCGCCCCGCGGGGGAACTGACGATGATCGCGGGGCTGTCGCCGTCGGCGGCGAGCGCCCATCTCGGACGGCTCACCGACGGCGGGCTGCTCTCGCTCGAAGTGCGCGGCCGGCATCGCTATTTCCGTATCGCGTCGGCGGACATTGCCGCATCGATCGAAGCACTCGCGAACGTCGCGCAAGTCAGCGCGCCGCAGCGCTCCGTGCCGCGTCCGGCACGCACCGTGCCGCTGGAAATGCGCTTTGCGCGCACCTGCTACGACCACATGGCCGGCGAGCTGTCGGTGCGGATGTTCGAGCGCATGCTCGAGCGCGGGTTGCTGACGCAAAACGGCGCCTCGCTCGAAGCGACCGCGCAGGGCGCCGCCCGCTTCGCCGACTGGGGCATCGACCTCGCCGCGCAGAAGACCCGGCGTCGGCGCTTCGCGTGCACCTGCCTCGACTGGAGCATGCGCCGGCCGCATCTGGGCGGCGCGCTCGGTGCGGCGTTGCTCGACGCGTGGTCGGCGCATGGCTGGGTCGAGCGGACGGAGCGGCCGCGCGTGCTGCGCGTCACGCCGGCCGGCCATCAGCAATTCGATGCGTTTCTGGCCGGATAG
- a CDS encoding DUF6600 domain-containing protein — MTHAKQPVLQAGIHRRISGYTLIAAAVVALAAQTALAQEAPPAPPAAVAVGAGGEASGGDPPGRIARLNYTAGAVTTEPAGATDWSYAQINRPLTTGDQLWNDQNARSELHIGSTAVRLGQNTSLDVLNLDDSTAQLKVAQGTLSTRVRELAPGSSYEIDTPNLALGVNGPGDYRVDVAPDGSGTTVTVRSGSAIAYGDGGQVPIAAGQQIRFAGTNLQQLADNRAPAADELDQWAASRDATEDRSLSARYVSRDIPGYEDLDANGTWRETPQYGAVWVPNATPAGWAPYHDGHWVWQAPWGWTWVDDQPWGFAPYHYGRWADIDGAWAWVPGPLEADVAPAYAPALVAFVGNDDGGADWGVNLAVGGVIAAGVAWFPLGPGEPWHPHWGDHDRWSAGYYNRVNRATIYNDYHRNVNTYVNYRVPGCVTAVPATAFVHGQPVRRFSQKVDPAQWRNARINPGAPGIAPVRESFGSDLRRANYRPPASVAGRPVVATRNPVMPAAFHDELAQRFAQSGGRVPGGGQPVVRTSVPAHMTAAPGALPMANVRVVQSHVPGRPPGMAAGAPGTPGAMGGNAPHGVEQAGQRPGEAGAVVPRGEAPAQARAGMPPQMVGNGRQPQPGESALVGNLGRPSNGVPRPPQAVGGNPADAAAHAGQHGAPQEWGAVGRSQPAWTQPHPPMAQQAPRMEQPGHPQQPGFPPQSGVPHPPENPGAQQQAHGSNWHPPAMQQAPRAVPPQQPRTEPQMQQAQQPHFEPHPQPMPQAPRPEPQLQQAQQPHFEPRPQPMPQAPRPQPQFQQAQQPHFEPRPQPMPVPQARPEPRPQMQMQQPRPEPRPQPVQQPRPQPQPQPQHAEQHQGGGNRDDHHRS; from the coding sequence ATGACACACGCCAAGCAACCCGTGCTGCAAGCGGGGATTCATCGCCGGATCAGCGGCTATACGCTGATCGCGGCCGCGGTCGTCGCGCTCGCCGCGCAAACCGCTCTCGCGCAGGAAGCGCCACCTGCGCCACCAGCCGCGGTAGCCGTCGGGGCGGGCGGCGAAGCGTCCGGGGGTGATCCGCCTGGACGCATCGCGCGTCTGAACTACACGGCCGGGGCCGTGACCACCGAGCCCGCCGGCGCGACCGACTGGTCGTATGCGCAGATCAACCGGCCGCTGACGACCGGCGACCAGCTGTGGAACGACCAGAACGCCCGCTCCGAGCTGCACATCGGCTCGACCGCGGTGCGCCTCGGCCAGAACACGAGCCTCGACGTGCTCAACCTCGACGACTCGACCGCGCAGCTGAAAGTCGCGCAAGGCACGCTGTCGACACGCGTGCGCGAACTCGCGCCGGGGTCGTCGTATGAAATCGACACGCCGAATCTTGCGCTCGGCGTGAACGGTCCCGGCGACTACCGCGTCGACGTCGCGCCCGACGGCAGCGGCACGACCGTCACCGTGCGCAGCGGCAGCGCGATTGCGTACGGCGACGGCGGCCAGGTGCCGATTGCGGCGGGTCAGCAGATCCGCTTTGCCGGCACCAACCTGCAGCAACTCGCCGACAACCGCGCGCCCGCCGCCGACGAGCTCGACCAATGGGCCGCCAGCCGCGACGCCACCGAAGACCGCTCGCTGTCGGCGCGCTACGTGTCGCGCGACATCCCCGGCTACGAGGATCTCGATGCCAACGGCACATGGCGCGAGACGCCGCAGTACGGCGCAGTGTGGGTGCCGAACGCGACGCCGGCCGGCTGGGCGCCGTATCACGACGGCCACTGGGTCTGGCAGGCGCCGTGGGGCTGGACCTGGGTCGACGACCAGCCTTGGGGCTTCGCGCCGTACCACTACGGCCGCTGGGCCGACATCGACGGCGCGTGGGCCTGGGTGCCCGGTCCGCTCGAAGCGGACGTGGCGCCGGCCTATGCGCCGGCGCTGGTCGCGTTCGTCGGTAATGACGACGGCGGCGCCGACTGGGGCGTCAACCTGGCGGTCGGCGGCGTCATCGCGGCGGGGGTCGCGTGGTTTCCGCTCGGGCCGGGCGAGCCGTGGCATCCGCATTGGGGCGATCACGATCGCTGGAGCGCCGGCTATTACAACCGCGTGAACCGCGCGACGATCTACAACGACTACCACCGCAACGTGAACACGTACGTGAACTATCGCGTGCCGGGCTGTGTGACGGCCGTGCCGGCGACCGCGTTCGTGCACGGTCAGCCGGTCCGACGCTTCTCGCAGAAGGTCGACCCGGCGCAGTGGCGCAACGCGCGAATCAATCCGGGCGCACCGGGGATCGCGCCGGTGCGCGAAAGCTTCGGGTCGGATCTGCGGCGTGCGAACTATCGGCCACCGGCGAGCGTCGCCGGCCGGCCGGTCGTCGCGACCCGCAATCCCGTCATGCCCGCCGCTTTCCACGACGAACTCGCGCAGCGCTTCGCGCAAAGCGGCGGCCGGGTGCCCGGCGGTGGCCAGCCGGTCGTGCGCACCTCGGTACCCGCGCATATGACCGCTGCACCTGGCGCGCTGCCGATGGCGAACGTGCGGGTCGTGCAATCGCATGTGCCGGGACGTCCGCCGGGGATGGCGGCAGGTGCGCCAGGTACGCCTGGCGCAATGGGCGGCAACGCGCCGCATGGCGTCGAACAGGCCGGTCAGCGGCCCGGCGAAGCTGGCGCCGTGGTGCCGCGTGGCGAGGCGCCTGCGCAAGCGCGTGCGGGCATGCCGCCGCAGATGGTCGGCAACGGGCGTCAGCCGCAGCCCGGCGAGAGTGCGCTCGTGGGCAATCTGGGCCGTCCGTCGAACGGTGTGCCGCGGCCACCGCAAGCAGTCGGCGGTAATCCAGCCGACGCGGCAGCGCACGCAGGGCAGCACGGCGCGCCGCAGGAATGGGGCGCGGTCGGCAGGTCTCAGCCCGCATGGACGCAGCCGCATCCGCCGATGGCGCAGCAGGCGCCGCGCATGGAACAGCCCGGCCACCCGCAACAGCCGGGCTTCCCGCCGCAGTCCGGTGTGCCGCATCCGCCGGAAAACCCGGGCGCACAGCAACAGGCGCATGGGTCGAACTGGCATCCGCCTGCGATGCAACAGGCGCCGCGCGCCGTCCCGCCGCAGCAACCGCGTACCGAACCACAAATGCAGCAGGCGCAACAGCCGCATTTCGAACCGCATCCGCAGCCGATGCCGCAAGCCCCTCGGCCCGAGCCGCAGTTGCAGCAGGCGCAGCAGCCGCATTTCGAGCCGCGTCCGCAGCCGATGCCGCAAGCTCCTCGGCCCCAGCCGCAATTCCAGCAGGCGCAGCAGCCGCATTTCGAGCCGCGTCCACAGCCGATGCCGGTGCCGCAAGCCCGGCCAGAGCCGCGTCCGCAGATGCAGATGCAGCAGCCACGCCCCGAACCGCGGCCCCAGCCGGTGCAGCAGCCACGTCCGCAACCCCAGCCGCAACCGCAGCACGCCGAGCAGCACCAGGGCGGCGGCAATCGCGACGACCATCACAGGAGCTGA
- the pmbA gene encoding metalloprotease PmbA, with the protein MAADMDVKQRFFPHTQDELKEIASDILRHAKALGGTDAATEISEGDGLSVSVRRGEVETIEHNRDKMVGVTVFIGNKRGNARTSDFSPQALKDTVAAAYNIARFTAEDDCAGLAEAELLETAPRDLDLYHPWNLSADEAVEIARRAEDAAFATDPQIKNSEGASVSAQHSQFVLATSRGFLAGYPYSRHYIACAPIAGSGRNMQRDDWYTSTRSADELADPEAVGRYAAQRALARIGARGLDTRKVPVLFEAPLAAGLLGAFVQATSGGALYRKTSFLVDSLGKPVFAPHVQVVEDPHVARAMGSAPFDEEGVRTRQRSVVKDGVVEGYFLSTYSARKLGMQTTGNAGGSHNLSLLSSNTRADDDFEAMLKKLGTGLLLTELMGQGVNYVTGDYSRGASGFWVENGKIQYPVEEITVASTLQEMFRHIVAIGADTITRGTKQTGSVLIERMTIAGQ; encoded by the coding sequence ATGGCAGCAGACATGGACGTCAAGCAGCGCTTTTTTCCGCATACCCAGGATGAACTGAAGGAAATCGCCTCGGACATCCTCCGTCACGCGAAGGCGCTCGGCGGCACCGACGCCGCAACCGAAATCTCCGAGGGCGACGGCCTGTCCGTCTCCGTGCGGCGCGGCGAAGTCGAGACGATCGAGCACAACCGCGACAAGATGGTCGGTGTGACGGTGTTCATCGGCAACAAGCGCGGCAACGCGAGAACCTCGGACTTCTCGCCGCAAGCGTTGAAGGACACGGTCGCGGCCGCCTACAACATCGCGCGCTTCACCGCCGAAGACGATTGCGCAGGCCTCGCCGAAGCCGAGCTGCTCGAAACCGCGCCGCGCGATCTCGATCTCTATCACCCGTGGAATCTGTCGGCCGACGAAGCGGTCGAAATCGCGCGCCGCGCCGAAGACGCCGCGTTCGCGACCGATCCGCAGATCAAGAATTCCGAAGGCGCGAGCGTGTCGGCGCAGCATTCGCAATTCGTGCTGGCGACCTCGCGCGGCTTCCTCGCCGGCTACCCGTACTCGCGCCACTACATCGCGTGCGCGCCGATCGCCGGCAGCGGCCGCAACATGCAGCGCGACGACTGGTACACGTCGACGCGCAGCGCCGACGAGCTCGCCGATCCCGAAGCGGTCGGCCGTTACGCGGCGCAGCGCGCGCTCGCTCGCATCGGCGCGCGCGGCCTCGACACGCGCAAGGTGCCGGTGCTGTTCGAAGCGCCGCTCGCGGCGGGCCTGCTCGGCGCGTTCGTACAGGCGACGAGCGGCGGCGCGCTGTATCGCAAGACCTCGTTTCTGGTCGACAGCCTCGGCAAGCCGGTGTTTGCGCCGCACGTGCAGGTGGTCGAAGATCCGCACGTCGCGCGCGCGATGGGCAGCGCGCCGTTCGACGAGGAAGGCGTGCGCACGCGTCAGCGCTCGGTCGTGAAGGACGGCGTCGTCGAGGGCTACTTCCTGTCCACCTACTCGGCGCGCAAGCTCGGCATGCAGACCACCGGCAACGCGGGCGGCTCGCACAACCTGTCGCTGCTCAGCTCGAACACGCGCGCCGACGACGACTTCGAAGCCATGCTGAAGAAGCTCGGCACGGGTCTCTTGCTGACCGAGCTGATGGGGCAGGGCGTCAACTACGTGACGGGCGACTACTCGCGCGGTGCGTCGGGCTTCTGGGTGGAGAACGGCAAGATCCAGTACCCGGTCGAAGAGATCACGGTCGCGAGCACGCTGCAGGAGATGTTCCGCCATATCGTCGCAATCGGCGCGGATACGATCACGCGCGGCACCAAGCAGACCGGCTCGGTGCTGATCGAGAGGATGACGATCGCGGGGCAGTAA